Proteins from a genomic interval of Chloroflexota bacterium:
- a CDS encoding sugar transferase, producing MRLETSGTRPPGSAGQSGELERRFTLPFPRLRTSERKLLLVVVDAVIINAALLLAWRLGSDLDATVLDLLAPYKWYITLTIVWYLSALLFDLYDLARAASTYNIVRNSLAAVLVTVLVYSLIPSLSPPLLRRTLIFLFTGFAVVGIVGWRIAYVQLFVQPWFTQRALVVGAGWAGRTLVQEMALAPQDANPYRGTGYELLGFIDDDPNYEGTDVDGIPVLGGQEVLIPMAEALQVEEVIVAITHRHAMADELFDDLLRCRELGIHVSPMSTVYERLLGRVPVLHVGRDLFTALPTKDESSYRLYRIFKRGVDLLSASVGLLVLAVVAPLIALVNAVTSPGPLFYDQERVGKGGRTFGCYKFRSMIPDAEADTGAVWAQSDDDRITPVGRVIRRARIDELPQFINVLKGDMSLIGPRPERPQFVETLSHTIPFYRARHAMRPGITGWAQVQYDYGSSEEDSRIKLEYDLYYVKHAGPMLDLRILLQTVSVMLQFKGR from the coding sequence ATGAGACTTGAGACTTCGGGAACCCGGCCACCGGGTTCTGCAGGACAGTCGGGAGAACTGGAGCGGCGCTTTACTCTTCCATTCCCCCGTCTTCGCACATCGGAACGCAAACTGCTGCTGGTCGTGGTGGATGCAGTGATCATCAATGCTGCATTGTTGCTGGCCTGGCGCCTGGGCTCTGATCTGGATGCAACGGTGCTGGACCTTCTCGCTCCATACAAGTGGTATATCACACTCACCATAGTCTGGTATCTCTCCGCACTCCTGTTTGACCTCTACGACCTTGCTCGAGCCGCCAGCACATACAATATTGTTCGCAATAGCCTGGCTGCGGTGCTCGTTACAGTGCTGGTCTATTCACTCATTCCAAGCCTCTCCCCCCCGTTGCTGCGGCGTACCCTGATCTTCCTGTTCACAGGCTTTGCCGTGGTGGGTATTGTTGGGTGGCGTATAGCCTACGTACAGCTTTTTGTTCAGCCCTGGTTCACGCAACGGGCGCTTGTCGTGGGAGCCGGATGGGCCGGGCGCACCCTTGTTCAGGAGATGGCATTGGCGCCCCAGGACGCCAACCCCTACCGGGGAACCGGGTACGAGCTATTGGGTTTCATTGACGACGACCCCAACTATGAGGGCACAGACGTGGATGGCATTCCCGTGTTGGGCGGGCAAGAGGTGTTGATACCCATGGCCGAAGCCCTGCAGGTTGAAGAGGTGATCGTGGCCATCACGCATCGCCACGCCATGGCGGATGAACTCTTCGACGATCTGCTTCGTTGTCGTGAATTGGGAATTCACGTCTCCCCAATGTCCACTGTCTACGAGCGTTTGCTGGGCCGGGTTCCGGTTCTGCACGTCGGTCGCGATCTCTTCACGGCCCTACCTACAAAAGACGAGTCCTCATACCGGCTCTATCGAATCTTCAAGCGTGGCGTAGACCTGCTTTCGGCGTCTGTGGGTTTGCTGGTGCTTGCCGTCGTCGCGCCGCTGATCGCATTGGTGAATGCTGTTACCTCGCCTGGCCCTCTGTTTTACGACCAGGAGCGGGTCGGCAAGGGTGGGCGCACTTTTGGCTGCTACAAATTCCGCTCCATGATTCCCGATGCTGAGGCTGACACCGGTGCCGTTTGGGCGCAATCGGATGACGATCGGATCACACCGGTCGGCCGCGTGATCCGGCGGGCGCGCATTGACGAGTTACCTCAATTCATCAATGTACTGAAGGGTGACATGAGTCTGATCGGCCCCCGCCCGGAACGCCCCCAATTCGTGGAAACCTTGTCCCATACAATTCCCTTTTACCGGGCACGTCATGCTATGCGGCCGGGCATCACCGGCTGGGCCCAGGTCCAGTACGACTATGGCAGTTCCGAAGAGGATTCCAGGATCAAACTGGAGTATGATCTTTATTACGTGAAACATGCCGGTCCCATGTTGGATCTTCGCATACTCCTTCAGACCGTATCGGTCATGTTGCAGTTCAAGGGTCGTTGA